From a region of the Cyprinus carpio isolate SPL01 chromosome A18, ASM1834038v1, whole genome shotgun sequence genome:
- the LOC122148610 gene encoding glycine cleavage system H protein, mitochondrial-like has product MAMCTILRCASVSLTSSLPRLSNRNALTPARLLARTCYKRALSTTTRFCAALKFTDKHEWVRVDSGVATVGISNFAQEALGDVVYCGLPEVGTKLAQSDEFGALESVKAASELYSPLTGEVTDVNDALADNPGLVNKSCYKDGWLIKMTVSIPEELDGLMNEAAYERYIKSIED; this is encoded by the exons ATGGCGATGTGCACAATATTACGATGTGCTTCTGTTAGTTTGACCTCCTCTCTGCCTCGACTGTCAAACAGAAACGCTCTGACTCCAGCTAGACTGCTGGCGAGGACATGCTATAAAAGAGCCCTGAGCACCACCACTCGATTTTGCGCAG CACTGAAGTTCACAGACAAACACGAGTGGGTTCGCGTGGACAGTGGTGTGGCAACAGTGGGCATCAGTAATTTTGCACAG GAGGCACTGGGGGACGTTGTCTACTGTGGGCTTCCTGAAGTTGGCACAAAGTTGGCACAGTCTG ATGAATTTGGTGCTCTGGAGAGTGTTAAAGCAGCGAGTGAGTTGTACTCTCCTCTGACGGGGGAGGTGACGGATGTCAATGACGCCTTGGCGGACAACCCAGGACTGGTTAACAAATCTTGCTATAAAGACG GCTGGCTGATAAAGATGACTGTGTCTATTCCTGAGGAATTGGATGGACTGATGAATGAAGCTGCTTATGAGAGATACATCAAATCTATAGAGGACTAG